The Sphingorhabdus sp. Alg231-15 genome has a segment encoding these proteins:
- a CDS encoding NAD(P)H-quinone oxidoreductase — protein MTVSETLQSEMTAIAISEPGGPDVLKPETVAVPQPAAGEVLIKVAAAGVNRPDVVQRKGLYPAPPGASPLPGLEVSGTVVALGQGVGSEWMGRKICALTNGGGYAEYCVAPAGQCLPVPDSLTMEEAAALPETLFTVWSNLFNRGFAREDETVLVHGGTSGIGTMAIMLGKLFGLKVIVTCGSDQKCTAAKSIGADHAINYKTQDFVEEVEKITGGQGVEVVLDMVAGDYVPRNLNCLKEDGRHVTIAVQGGMQATLNMAQIMMKRLTLTGSTLRPQSADRKALLADELYRYIWPDVEAGKLKPVMDESFPLAEAAKAHAHMEAGDHIGKIILTVD, from the coding sequence ATGACAGTATCAGAGACATTGCAATCGGAAATGACGGCCATCGCGATCAGTGAACCGGGTGGCCCAGATGTTCTGAAGCCGGAAACCGTGGCAGTGCCGCAACCGGCAGCGGGTGAAGTTTTGATCAAGGTTGCCGCAGCCGGCGTGAACCGACCTGATGTCGTCCAACGCAAGGGGCTCTATCCAGCCCCGCCAGGCGCATCTCCGCTGCCAGGGCTGGAAGTATCTGGAACGGTTGTTGCGCTTGGCCAAGGCGTAGGATCCGAATGGATGGGCCGGAAAATATGTGCGCTGACCAACGGCGGCGGCTATGCGGAATATTGTGTCGCTCCAGCCGGTCAATGTTTGCCCGTGCCCGATAGTTTGACGATGGAAGAAGCAGCAGCACTTCCCGAGACGTTGTTCACCGTCTGGAGCAACCTTTTCAATCGTGGCTTTGCCCGGGAAGATGAGACGGTTCTGGTTCATGGCGGAACGAGCGGGATCGGCACTATGGCGATCATGCTGGGCAAGCTATTTGGTCTGAAAGTAATCGTGACCTGTGGCTCCGATCAGAAATGTACCGCTGCCAAGAGCATAGGCGCAGATCATGCGATCAACTATAAGACACAGGATTTTGTTGAAGAAGTAGAAAAGATTACAGGCGGGCAGGGCGTTGAAGTGGTTCTCGATATGGTCGCTGGCGACTATGTTCCGCGGAACCTCAATTGCCTGAAGGAAGATGGCCGCCATGTCACAATCGCGGTGCAGGGCGGAATGCAGGCGACGCTCAATATGGCGCAAATCATGATGAAGCGACTGACTCTAACCGGATCAACACTGCGCCCACAATCTGCAGATCGCAAGGCGCTGCTTGCTGATGAACTCTATCGCTATATCTGGCCGGACGTAGAAGCCGGCAAATTAAAGCCCGTGATGGATGAAAGTTTTCCGCTTGCTGAGGCGGCCAAGGCCCATGCACATATGGAAGCAGGTGATCATATTGGAAAAATCATCCTGACGGTCGATTAA
- a CDS encoding NUDIX hydrolase, with translation MEDVIDFHGAKVALFVDDQLLVYRRDNKPDIPFPDMWDLPGGGRENEESGAACVARETHEEFGISIDAAALEFVQHYENWRGANSRRALFFIGQLSQEQVAAIVFGEEGQHWRMMAVSEFLASEQAVPHLQERLRDYLDQPA, from the coding sequence ATGGAAGATGTGATCGATTTTCACGGTGCAAAGGTTGCATTGTTTGTGGACGATCAATTGCTTGTTTATCGCCGGGACAACAAACCCGACATTCCGTTCCCAGACATGTGGGATTTACCCGGAGGTGGCCGGGAGAACGAAGAAAGTGGTGCGGCCTGTGTGGCTAGGGAAACACACGAAGAATTTGGCATAAGTATCGATGCTGCGGCGCTTGAATTTGTCCAGCACTATGAAAACTGGCGAGGCGCAAACAGCAGGCGTGCGCTGTTCTTTATCGGTCAACTGTCGCAAGAACAGGTGGCGGCCATAGTTTTTGGCGAAGAAGGGCAGCATTGGCGAATGATGGCGGTTTCAGAATTCTTGGCAAGCGAGCAGGCTGTACCACATTTGCAAGAACGTCTGCGTGATTATCTAGACCAGCCCGCTTAA
- a CDS encoding UDP-2,3-diacylglucosamine diphosphatase produces MAKQFPPVTRSDIPLLEVDRYEACLTRQPRVNPMDRTRYRTIWISDIHLGTRGCNADLLIDFLDHVDSDTLYLVGDIIDGWRLKRKFYWPDGHNDIVWRILKRAKRDTRIVYIPGNHDEMFRQFTGLNFGGVEIRRSAIHETADGRRLLVLHGDEFDAVMLAHRWLAFIGDTAYTLLMRLNWLVNTVRGRMGLPYWSLSKVAKHKVKNAVEFIGRFEELVAKAAGSRGVDGVVCGHIHTAEMREINGIEYYNDGDWVEGCTALVECDDGTMEILHWTDEIAAREARHHQSVELETVKGDLEQVA; encoded by the coding sequence ATGGCCAAACAATTTCCACCTGTTACGAGATCGGATATCCCGCTGCTCGAGGTGGACCGTTATGAGGCCTGTCTAACCAGACAGCCGCGTGTCAACCCGATGGACCGGACGCGTTACCGAACGATCTGGATATCCGACATTCATCTCGGCACACGTGGCTGCAATGCCGATCTGCTGATCGACTTTTTGGATCACGTCGACAGCGATACGCTTTATCTGGTGGGTGATATAATCGATGGCTGGCGACTGAAAAGAAAATTCTACTGGCCGGACGGGCATAATGATATCGTCTGGCGAATATTGAAACGCGCCAAGCGGGACACCAGGATCGTCTATATTCCAGGCAATCACGACGAGATGTTCCGGCAGTTTACCGGCCTTAACTTTGGTGGCGTCGAGATCCGACGCTCTGCGATCCACGAAACAGCGGATGGCCGGCGCCTATTGGTGTTGCACGGGGATGAATTTGATGCCGTGATGCTGGCCCATCGGTGGCTCGCATTCATCGGGGACACGGCGTATACCTTGCTGATGCGGCTCAACTGGCTGGTAAACACGGTGCGGGGCCGCATGGGACTGCCTTATTGGTCGCTGTCCAAAGTCGCCAAACACAAAGTTAAAAATGCCGTAGAGTTTATCGGGCGATTTGAAGAGCTGGTCGCAAAAGCCGCAGGCAGTCGGGGAGTTGATGGTGTTGTCTGTGGTCATATCCACACCGCCGAGATGCGCGAGATCAACGGCATCGAATATTATAATGATGGCGATTGGGTGGAAGGATGTACCGCGCTGGTGGAATGCGATGACGGGACGATGGAGATTTTGCACTGGACCGATGAAATCGCAGCGCGAGAAGCGCGGCATCATCAATCGGTAGAGCTGGAGACGGTGAAGGGTGATCTGGAGCAAGTCGCATGA
- a CDS encoding glycosyltransferase has translation MKIALVTDAWHPQVNGVVRTLETVTSILRGWGHELLIISPDQYPSLAAPSYPEIRLALTRARSVGRRIAQFAPDAIHLATEGPLCLSARRWCRRNKRPFTTAYHTQFPEYLAKRTHLSPRIFWHYIRWFHRTSQAIMVSTDSVRQQLIKERLPQVHHWGRGVDLDNFCPDKPVPKLFGSLTRPIQLYVGRVAVEKNIEAFLNTDQPGSKVVVGDGPALDSLRINYPEVHFLGRKSGRALAGCYAGADVFVFPSKTDTFGLVLIEAMACGTPVAAFPVTGPIDILTERSGAMSDDLNLAIDAALRLDPEACLRRASQFSWQLSARQFVDGLVPMKPQQTAHLSRRFIAKAIMART, from the coding sequence ATGAAAATCGCGCTGGTCACGGATGCCTGGCATCCTCAGGTCAACGGTGTGGTGCGAACCCTGGAAACGGTTACGAGCATATTACGGGGTTGGGGGCATGAGCTGCTGATCATCTCACCGGATCAATATCCTTCCCTGGCGGCACCTAGCTACCCTGAAATTCGTCTCGCATTAACACGCGCTCGGAGCGTCGGTCGGCGCATCGCGCAATTTGCTCCTGATGCTATCCATTTGGCGACCGAAGGTCCGCTATGCCTGTCTGCCCGGCGCTGGTGCCGACGCAATAAGCGTCCGTTTACAACCGCTTATCATACGCAATTCCCAGAATATCTTGCAAAGAGAACCCATCTGTCACCACGGATATTCTGGCACTATATCCGTTGGTTTCATCGAACATCGCAAGCGATAATGGTGTCAACTGACAGTGTTCGGCAGCAATTGATTAAAGAGCGTCTGCCGCAAGTGCATCATTGGGGGCGCGGTGTTGATCTTGATAATTTTTGTCCTGATAAACCGGTTCCGAAGCTGTTTGGCAGCTTAACGCGTCCTATCCAATTGTATGTGGGCCGGGTCGCAGTGGAGAAAAATATCGAAGCTTTTTTGAATACAGATCAACCTGGCAGCAAGGTCGTTGTCGGCGACGGACCAGCGCTTGATTCTCTGAGAATTAATTATCCTGAAGTTCATTTTTTGGGCCGCAAGAGTGGGCGGGCCTTAGCTGGATGTTATGCTGGCGCCGATGTTTTTGTATTCCCCAGCAAAACCGATACATTCGGGTTGGTGCTCATCGAGGCAATGGCCTGCGGTACACCGGTCGCGGCTTTTCCTGTGACCGGACCGATTGATATACTAACAGAGAGAAGCGGCGCGATGAGCGATGATTTGAACCTTGCCATTGATGCCGCATTGCGTTTGGATCCAGAAGCCTGTTTGAGACGCGCTTCCCAATTCAGCTGGCAATTAAGCGCTCGTCAGTTTGTCGACGGCTTGGTGCCAATGAAGCCACAGCAGACGGCTCATTTGTCCCGCCGGTTCATTGCCAAAGCCATTATGGCAAGGACCTAG
- a CDS encoding cell cycle transcriptional regulator TrcR has product MPHATASWLVDNTGLSFEQIAEFCGIHILEVNAMADDLAGAKYTGRDPVQAHELTNEEIAKAEADPEYRMKLQKGPDQVRRTKGPRYTPVSKRQDKPDGIAWLLRNHPEISDAQVSKLIGTTRTTINAIRDREHWNIANIVPKDPVTLGLCSQRELDAVVAKAAKKAGIEPEVPEDKKLGGDKEALIAELHEERAQAERDAEAALAAESGEEEIAAEDLTAETLFKDS; this is encoded by the coding sequence ATGCCTCATGCAACCGCAAGCTGGCTGGTTGATAATACCGGTTTGAGCTTTGAACAAATTGCCGAATTTTGTGGTATTCACATTCTAGAGGTAAATGCGATGGCTGATGATCTCGCCGGAGCAAAATATACCGGACGTGACCCAGTGCAAGCGCATGAGTTGACCAATGAGGAAATCGCGAAAGCCGAAGCAGACCCGGAATACCGGATGAAGCTGCAAAAAGGCCCCGATCAGGTGCGCCGGACCAAAGGCCCCCGTTATACGCCGGTCTCCAAGCGTCAGGACAAGCCCGACGGGATTGCCTGGTTGCTGCGTAACCATCCAGAAATTTCTGATGCACAAGTCAGCAAGCTGATCGGTACAACCCGTACCACGATCAATGCGATCCGTGATCGCGAACATTGGAATATTGCCAATATTGTTCCGAAGGATCCTGTGACGCTTGGCCTTTGCTCGCAGCGAGAACTGGATGCTGTTGTGGCTAAGGCTGCGAAGAAGGCTGGTATCGAACCGGAAGTACCCGAAGACAAGAAACTCGGTGGAGATAAGGAAGCGCTTATCGCCGAACTGCACGAAGAACGCGCGCAAGCCGAGCGTGATGCAGAAGCTGCACTTGCCGCCGAGTCTGGCGAGGAAGAGATTGCAGCCGAAGATCTTACAGCAGAGACGTTGTTCAAAGACAGCTGA
- a CDS encoding MBL fold metallo-hydrolase yields the protein MDARTKPPAYDTTLADHGFDPIEAEGLTYPLGDYEPKYGEYFELMPGIGWTRTPVPGPLGHINNWVLDDVHPDGSPGFAIVDTGLFLPGVIESWKSLFETGLNGKTATKIVVTHFHPDHVGCAGWLANRFKAPVHMNRTEWLLARMLTADVSADVPQEAIDEWRFAGWDEDLIREKCEGGWGRFARAVSRLPVGHIRMDEGDSLTIGANDWRVMIGRGHTPEHACLIDDKNQVMISGDQILPRITSNISVMLSEPTADPLGEWLASIDRFRAEIDPDLLVLPAHGRPFKGAHPRLDTLALRHNEALDDLAGALAEKPMRVVDSFPLLFSRPIGSDVIGMATGEAMATLRHLEYTGRAVHEMKEGTAWYSAV from the coding sequence ATGGATGCAAGAACTAAACCACCGGCTTATGATACAACGCTGGCCGACCACGGCTTTGATCCTATCGAAGCGGAAGGACTTACCTATCCGCTTGGTGACTATGAACCCAAATATGGTGAATATTTCGAGTTGATGCCTGGTATCGGCTGGACCCGTACGCCGGTACCTGGACCGCTGGGTCATATCAACAACTGGGTATTGGATGATGTGCATCCGGATGGCAGCCCCGGTTTTGCAATTGTCGATACCGGCTTATTCCTTCCGGGGGTTATAGAATCGTGGAAAAGCCTGTTCGAGACCGGGCTTAACGGCAAAACCGCTACAAAGATTGTTGTCACGCATTTTCACCCAGACCATGTCGGTTGTGCGGGTTGGCTCGCCAATCGCTTCAAGGCGCCAGTGCATATGAACCGCACAGAATGGCTTTTGGCGCGCATGCTGACTGCAGACGTTAGCGCGGATGTACCCCAGGAAGCGATTGACGAATGGCGCTTTGCGGGCTGGGATGAAGATCTGATCAGGGAAAAATGTGAGGGCGGTTGGGGCCGCTTCGCCCGTGCTGTTTCACGCCTGCCAGTCGGTCATATCCGGATGGATGAGGGCGACAGCCTGACGATTGGTGCCAACGACTGGCGCGTAATGATCGGTCGCGGCCATACACCAGAGCATGCATGCCTGATTGATGATAAAAACCAGGTAATGATCTCAGGCGACCAGATATTGCCGCGGATAACATCGAATATCTCAGTAATGCTAAGCGAGCCGACAGCTGATCCTCTTGGCGAGTGGCTCGCCAGCATCGACCGGTTTCGGGCCGAGATTGATCCTGATTTGCTTGTTCTGCCCGCACATGGTCGCCCGTTTAAGGGAGCGCATCCGAGATTGGATACTCTGGCGCTACGCCATAACGAGGCGCTGGACGACCTTGCAGGCGCGCTTGCTGAAAAACCAATGCGGGTGGTGGACAGCTTCCCGCTGTTGTTTTCTCGACCAATTGGCAGTGATGTCATCGGCATGGCCACAGGGGAAGCCATGGCGACTCTTCGCCACCTTGAATATACTGGGCGGGCTGTGCACGAGATGAAAGAAGGAACAGCATGGTATAGCGCGGTTTGA
- the hemN gene encoding oxygen-independent coproporphyrinogen III oxidase — protein MWKYYPELLERPVPRYTSYPTAADFNNDVGAAELEQALAQVKPCDDISLYAHIPYCDQICWYCGCNTGRANRTQRLNAYMAALFGEIELVARKLGHHSRVKRIAFGGGSPNAISADGFAALMDHLSDAFSLADPVKSIELDPRSFTPEWCDIIAAMQIGNVSLGVQSFDPAVQAAIGRVQPLDMVSDMIDNLRSAGVSSLNFDLMYGLPGQTEATLMETLEATLTLKPDRIALFGYAHIPTLIPRQRQIDDTILPDAKERFDMAATGYDFLIKAGYQAIGFDHFALPTDPLGRAGMSRTVRRNFQGFTDDQSDILIGLGASAISEFPGYIVQNEKNSGRYRELIAQNQLAAVGGVKRSISNQVHGVIIEEILANGEADLTPLGSVSGKAEILAPFINRGLVEIVDQRVCLHESAKPYARTIAATFDEFRKASTGTFSQAI, from the coding sequence ATGTGGAAATATTATCCCGAATTGCTAGAACGCCCAGTGCCGCGCTACACCAGCTATCCAACAGCCGCTGACTTCAACAATGATGTTGGCGCGGCTGAACTGGAACAGGCATTGGCGCAGGTCAAGCCGTGCGATGACATCTCGCTCTATGCCCATATTCCCTATTGCGACCAGATATGCTGGTATTGTGGTTGTAACACCGGAAGAGCAAACCGGACGCAACGTTTGAACGCTTACATGGCAGCGCTGTTCGGTGAAATCGAGCTGGTGGCCCGCAAGCTTGGTCATCACAGCCGGGTGAAGCGGATCGCCTTTGGTGGCGGCAGTCCAAATGCGATCAGTGCTGACGGTTTTGCGGCACTTATGGATCATCTGTCCGATGCGTTCAGTCTTGCTGATCCAGTTAAATCTATTGAATTGGATCCAAGGAGCTTCACGCCTGAATGGTGCGATATCATCGCGGCGATGCAAATTGGTAATGTCAGTCTGGGTGTGCAGAGCTTTGATCCCGCGGTGCAGGCCGCTATTGGGCGGGTGCAGCCGCTTGATATGGTCAGCGATATGATTGACAATCTGCGTAGTGCAGGGGTCTCATCGCTGAATTTTGATTTGATGTATGGTTTGCCTGGGCAAACGGAAGCGACATTGATGGAAACACTGGAGGCGACGTTGACGCTGAAGCCTGATCGCATCGCCCTGTTTGGATATGCCCATATCCCGACGCTGATCCCGCGCCAGCGACAGATTGATGATACTATTTTACCAGATGCTAAAGAGCGCTTTGATATGGCAGCCACCGGATATGATTTTCTGATCAAAGCCGGTTATCAAGCCATTGGTTTCGATCACTTTGCGCTGCCAACAGATCCATTGGGTCGAGCGGGTATGAGTCGTACGGTACGTCGGAATTTTCAGGGTTTTACGGATGATCAAAGTGACATCCTGATTGGTCTCGGAGCATCCGCGATCAGTGAATTTCCCGGCTATATCGTTCAGAACGAGAAGAATTCCGGTCGGTATAGAGAGTTAATTGCTCAAAACCAGCTAGCCGCCGTTGGCGGTGTTAAGCGCAGTATCAGCAATCAAGTCCATGGCGTAATAATTGAAGAGATATTGGCAAATGGAGAGGCTGATTTGACGCCGCTTGGTTCTGTATCGGGCAAGGCTGAAATATTGGCGCCATTTATTAATCGCGGATTGGTTGAGATTGTGGACCAGCGCGTTTGTCTGCATGAATCGGCGAAACCTTATGCGAGAACTATTGCCGCAACATTTGACGAATTTCGAAAAGCGAGCACGGGCACTTTCAGTCAGGCAATTTGA
- a CDS encoding polysaccharide biosynthesis/export family protein — MAEMNKGQQKLAPKNSIFLVLLSLLLAACASSGAFPVETAEQPDIKQAYQLRAGETIQVSTFGEDTLTGEFNIGANGILSFPLVGNIQAAGLSPADLGVNIAAALADGYVLNPQVNVEVKNYRPVYILGEVNKPGEYPYIPDMTVLAAIAKADGFTYRAQQKIIFLKRSDQPREVKIRLGSNTRIYPGDTIRITERFF; from the coding sequence ATGGCTGAGATGAACAAAGGACAGCAAAAGCTGGCGCCTAAGAACAGTATTTTTCTGGTTTTGTTATCGCTACTGTTGGCGGCCTGCGCATCTTCCGGTGCATTCCCGGTGGAAACGGCTGAGCAACCCGATATCAAGCAGGCTTATCAACTACGAGCCGGGGAAACCATTCAAGTCTCCACCTTTGGCGAGGACACTCTGACCGGAGAGTTTAATATCGGTGCAAATGGTATTTTGTCTTTTCCGTTAGTGGGAAATATACAAGCGGCAGGGCTTTCTCCGGCTGATCTAGGAGTGAACATCGCAGCGGCTCTGGCTGATGGCTATGTGCTCAATCCGCAGGTCAATGTGGAAGTCAAAAACTATCGACCCGTTTACATTTTGGGTGAAGTAAACAAGCCGGGTGAATATCCTTATATTCCCGATATGACAGTCTTGGCAGCGATCGCAAAAGCAGACGGTTTCACTTACCGTGCGCAGCAGAAGATCATATTCCTCAAGCGATCGGATCAACCGCGGGAAGTGAAAATCCGGTTAGGCAGTAACACCCGCATTTATCCGGGCGATACCATTCGCATTACCGAGCGCTTTTTCTAG
- a CDS encoding hexapeptide transferase, translating to MLTQNIDIESGPISRDRSLRYTWALISSDLYRYAGNRRKRSFLRHYLFTPGFKYSVIMRLCGCMKRRPVMRYMLYPFFKLLLLRYRYKYGIAIPEYTRIGPGFFINRFGNIMVNGDAIIGANCNITHGSMLGQMNRGPHEGSPILGDGVFLAAGCKVIGRVQIGDRAAVGANAVVTKDVPEGAAVGGIPARILSMNGSEGYINRRVDKDYATGFRPITSPDS from the coding sequence GTGCTGACCCAGAATATCGATATTGAAAGCGGCCCGATATCCCGTGACCGAAGCCTTCGCTACACATGGGCGCTAATATCGTCTGACCTTTATCGCTATGCTGGAAACCGCCGCAAGCGGTCCTTCCTTCGGCACTATCTTTTTACGCCCGGCTTCAAATATTCGGTGATCATGCGGCTGTGTGGTTGCATGAAACGCCGGCCGGTAATGCGCTATATGCTATATCCATTCTTCAAGCTGTTGCTGCTGCGATATCGATACAAATATGGGATTGCCATTCCCGAATATACCCGGATCGGCCCCGGTTTTTTTATCAACCGCTTTGGCAATATCATGGTCAATGGCGATGCGATTATCGGGGCTAATTGCAATATTACCCATGGCTCCATGCTTGGACAGATGAATCGTGGCCCGCACGAGGGTTCGCCCATATTGGGGGACGGTGTGTTTCTCGCAGCCGGATGCAAAGTCATTGGCCGTGTCCAGATTGGCGATCGCGCAGCCGTCGGGGCCAATGCCGTGGTTACCAAAGATGTTCCGGAAGGCGCAGCGGTTGGCGGAATTCCTGCCCGGATTTTATCGATGAACGGATCAGAAGGCTATATAAATCGCCGCGTAGATAAGGACTATGCGACCGGTTTCCGTCCGATCACCTCACCGGATTCCTAG
- a CDS encoding sugar transferase, whose product MTANLRALQNASFTTTKVVPPESHSLTKKSRRIGVYSVMLFTDALAVFIGFLISNLLLLDQPFASPGLKLGILSIPIFLAIALNNKAYGRRALYRSARATVRSITSLFATLALILFVLFGLSILKQHHPSFVAFGFLISSALIAGGRYACHMFAKRMLGENPVSELVIVDNVPHGPIADQAVVYANEIGLRPDVSDPAMLDRLGNLFRSIDRVIVACPSERHLDWTLVLRSTGVTGEVHRHYRSAPVARSSETQMHASRVKPLTRTQLWLKRAMDLILVSLAILFLAPLMILTAIAIKIESPGPVLFKQKRLGHGNRLFHIYKFRSMRDDLCDFNGDRSTDRDDDRITRVGRFIRATSIDELPQLFNVFAGTMSLVGPRPHALGSKADSKLFWEIDRNYWLRHATVPGLTGLAQVRGFRGATMTKADLENRLASDLEYIQRWSIGFDLLILARTFGVIIHRNGF is encoded by the coding sequence ATGACTGCAAATCTACGCGCTCTTCAAAACGCATCCTTTACAACCACGAAGGTCGTACCTCCCGAAAGCCATAGCCTGACGAAAAAGTCTCGGCGGATAGGGGTATACTCGGTCATGCTTTTCACCGATGCGCTGGCCGTCTTTATTGGATTTCTGATCAGCAACTTGCTGCTTCTCGATCAGCCTTTTGCTTCACCGGGATTAAAGCTTGGAATTTTGTCGATACCGATTTTCCTCGCAATTGCTCTGAACAATAAAGCCTATGGCAGGAGAGCTCTCTACCGAAGCGCGCGCGCCACCGTTCGAAGCATAACATCGCTTTTTGCTACACTGGCTTTGATCCTGTTCGTACTATTTGGTTTGTCGATTCTAAAACAGCATCATCCGTCATTCGTCGCATTTGGATTTCTGATCTCGTCGGCTCTGATCGCAGGTGGTCGCTATGCGTGCCATATGTTTGCCAAGCGGATGCTAGGCGAAAATCCTGTGAGTGAATTGGTAATCGTGGACAATGTTCCCCATGGCCCCATTGCGGATCAAGCCGTCGTATACGCCAATGAAATCGGGCTTCGTCCAGACGTGTCTGATCCCGCCATGCTGGATCGTCTGGGAAATTTGTTTCGATCCATTGATCGGGTGATTGTTGCCTGCCCCAGTGAACGGCACCTCGATTGGACGTTAGTCCTTAGAAGTACCGGTGTGACGGGAGAGGTCCATCGTCACTATCGCTCTGCACCCGTGGCCAGATCTTCTGAAACGCAGATGCATGCGTCGCGCGTGAAACCGCTGACCCGCACGCAGTTGTGGCTGAAGCGCGCGATGGATTTGATTTTGGTGTCTCTGGCGATCCTGTTTCTCGCTCCACTCATGATCCTGACGGCCATAGCAATTAAGATCGAGAGCCCGGGCCCGGTTCTGTTCAAACAAAAAAGACTGGGTCATGGCAACCGGCTTTTCCATATCTACAAGTTTCGCAGTATGCGCGATGATCTGTGTGACTTTAATGGTGACAGATCAACGGATCGTGATGATGATCGTATCACCCGCGTTGGCCGTTTCATTCGAGCCACCAGCATTGATGAGTTACCCCAGTTGTTCAATGTTTTTGCAGGGACGATGAGTCTGGTTGGACCGCGTCCGCATGCCTTGGGTTCCAAAGCAGACAGCAAATTATTCTGGGAAATTGATCGCAACTATTGGCTGCGCCATGCAACCGTCCCGGGACTTACAGGATTGGCGCAGGTGCGCGGCTTTCGAGGCGCCACAATGACCAAGGCCGATCTAGAAAATCGTTTGGCATCTGATCTGGAATATATTCAACGCTGGTCGATCGGCTTTGATCTGCTAATTCTGGCCCGAACTTTTGGGGTCATCATCCATCGCAACGGTTTTTGA
- a CDS encoding glycosyltransferase: MKVAVTGLRGIPDVMGGVETHCEEMLPRVKGIDPNLKITVFARAPYVKKSNYKFRGVSVVSVSSPVSVWREAITSTFNAIMAARRDGMDVIHIHAIGPALLTPLARIMGLKVVVTHHGEDYKRAKWGRFPRFVLRMGERFGMWFANHVIAVSPSLTKRLQKSFPGASRRISYIPNGAPDLPTAPGDALARFSLKPGKFVLAVARLVPEKGLHDLIKAHAQINDGRKLVIVGGADHASDYSKSLLKLADKDIIFTGLQDRGTLRELYENADLFVMPSYHEGLPIAALEAGSCSTPMLLSDIQPNLDIGLPEKDYFPVGDPGALAEALNQPTYLYRVDAAEFRKKFDWDQIALKTSSVYHKIMAEQDVSKTVAMDDDPKSSGQN; the protein is encoded by the coding sequence ATGAAAGTAGCAGTTACGGGCCTGCGCGGTATTCCGGACGTTATGGGCGGTGTTGAAACACATTGCGAGGAGATGTTGCCCCGGGTGAAGGGTATTGATCCAAATCTCAAAATAACCGTGTTCGCTCGCGCGCCTTATGTCAAAAAATCAAATTACAAATTTCGCGGTGTATCGGTGGTCAGCGTTTCGTCGCCGGTCTCGGTTTGGCGGGAAGCGATAACATCTACCTTCAACGCCATCATGGCTGCCCGCCGTGACGGCATGGACGTCATCCACATTCATGCGATCGGTCCAGCTCTGCTGACACCCCTCGCCCGCATCATGGGCCTCAAAGTTGTAGTAACGCACCATGGCGAAGACTATAAGCGCGCAAAATGGGGGCGCTTTCCGCGCTTTGTACTCAGAATGGGCGAACGATTTGGCATGTGGTTCGCCAATCATGTCATTGCTGTATCACCATCGCTCACAAAACGGCTGCAAAAATCCTTTCCAGGTGCAAGCCGTCGGATTTCCTATATTCCCAATGGTGCACCTGACTTACCCACTGCACCAGGGGACGCCCTCGCCCGCTTCTCACTTAAGCCCGGAAAATTCGTTCTGGCGGTTGCCCGGCTGGTTCCTGAGAAAGGGCTACATGATCTCATCAAGGCACACGCACAAATCAACGATGGCCGGAAACTGGTTATTGTCGGCGGTGCAGATCATGCCAGTGACTATTCAAAATCGCTGCTGAAGCTGGCCGATAAAGATATTATTTTCACCGGGCTGCAAGATCGCGGCACTCTGCGCGAGCTATACGAAAATGCAGATCTGTTTGTGATGCCGTCATATCATGAAGGCTTGCCCATTGCTGCATTGGAGGCCGGCTCCTGCTCTACGCCGATGCTGCTGAGCGATATCCAACCGAATCTCGATATCGGGCTGCCAGAAAAGGACTATTTCCCAGTCGGCGATCCGGGTGCGCTAGCAGAGGCATTGAACCAGCCCACCTATCTATACCGGGTCGACGCCGCCGAATTTCGAAAGAAATTTGACTGGGATCAGATCGCGTTGAAAACCTCGTCGGTCTATCACAAGATCATGGCAGAACAGGATGTTTCAAAAACCGTTGCGATGGATGATGACCCCAAAAGTTCGGGCCAGAATTAG